attttgttgagagccctttctgcatctttctgccttattatctgtataacaaaatttatttgaaatcgatatctcttctggttcttgagctatggacaacgaaaaaaacgtcgcgaacgtacggacgtacgaacgtacgtacacacgcacgcacagacatctttctaaaaatcttttatttcgactctagggaccttgaaacgtcgagaaatgtcaaaattttcaatttgacaaatcggacccattacaataacttcctatgggaagttaataatctgttaaaccaattttattttcagttaaaagtctgacatttacgaaaatggaccggaggtgtgattggatcttacttcttcaaaaacgacgATAGAACGAATGTCACGGTCAGTTCGGATGGTTATGGTCATTTGATGCCACATGTCACAATGCAAAAGACATCTCCTGGTCTCGTAATTCCTCTTCATGGTTGCGATTTTACAccgttttactttttttgtgagATACCGCTCAATATGCGTCagaaagtggtcgaaaattatctcaaaagaatgttttatttacgtttacttttattttatccattttgcggtttcaaatgGATAACCcagtatttaataaatatcagTTGCTCAAATActaacagccctattctgctattcacatGGATCGTATATTAGGCTCACCCGTTTcattccctttcacactgccttttcattctgctatccatcagGTGGACTACATTATcctaaaccaatttgacatttacGTCAGCTGTTCATGTGACAATCTTGTGAATGTTCGATAAATGATTttgattaatacaaaaattatgttgaatcaATCCAATtgttcaatttgtttaattttcggAAATTGACAGTATTgaactttttattccaattgtaaaCAGAGGAATAAGggaatcctcaaacagagagcttcggagaaatgttagaaagttagaaaaaaaacttagccAGGTCTTTCCTTTTTGGTATCAGGAGGTTGAGTCTGTCTCATAGGCTATTCCAAAATTCTAGGAGGTCTTCAGGTTGtcgttttgcattattttttgcaatatctgtattttattttattacagaAATAATTGTTGCAAATTGTTCCTTCTGTGTCGTtcttcccctaaaaatgttaataatcttttatttataaaaaaatattctaaattattaataattataataaattagtttttacttatattttgctaaaaacaattaacaaaccagacatcaaacGGAAAATCCGCTTCATTTCttatgcggatctgaattgtgTAGAATAAATGCGTTCACGTGAATAGAGAGTACAGCGCAGTATTACCCccgttaccgacatacacagattcagttcgaatgaatagcagaatagtgactagtgaaaattcaagaaatagCAAATATGGCTGTAAATCTTAAGCTCTTTTAAAAATCTCCTCCTGTCAGCAATACTCCTTTAATGTGGTGGGTGAAAGTTCCAGTTTCGACCAGTACAAACGAAGAACTTACAACAGAGGTTCATACGCCAAACATGAAGAATGATCTGTTCTAGTTGAAGCACACAATTTTAAAGCTCGTAGGTCTGTGCGTGTTAAGTTAGTttgaattttacatttttaagaggAATGGTTCtacattttgaagatttttcatatttgtttttttctcaaaaatgtattttttaaatcttttcaactttttctttttattcttttacataatcttaaaaatgaaattcctTCGTGTAAACTCAcaggagaaaaaaatgtttccatgaTCCAAATACTTGtaccataattaaaaaaaaaaaacataaagctaCTAAAAGCTTCAAtgtttgagaattttttttaatattgtcacTTGGCGgtacaataattattttcatacgTTTTTAGATACGCAGCGAAACGGTTGATTTGTAATTTGCTTGAtcgaaaataagaaaacaaatgtcTTTCTATGgaaagtaaataattaaaaaagtcttattcttcaaatacacaattagtttgttctggatggttgtttaaaacaaacaaaattgatccATTTTTCTTAAGTGCCTCGAGACCTTACAAAGCAGTTCGaagataattcaaaaaaatcaataataaataaaagtaagacattttaataaaacattttataaaaaaaacaaaagattttgtgGACAAATTACTCTTTTATAACgtgatatttcttttgtttttctttctaagTGTGGAAAtactaaatttgtttgttcagtCAATTGATTTCTATAAATAGCAATTTGTTTGAAttcgttttatttcactttaaaaaaattaagctttttgtttgtttaattccATATTCGGTGCCAAAAAAAAGCGAAATAAGAGCAATTATTTTGGACGCATTATCTGATAATAAAGATAAGAGTTTTTATACTATTCGTATATTAACTCAGTATCGGTCGTTTTTGGTTGCACAGGTTTTCGACAATATTAATATTGATAAAGTATTAGACTGAACAATTAAGGTTATCTGCTAGCATAGACTtaatcaaatgttttaaaataatagaaaacctCCGTGAGATGTGCTTATGTTGATAAGACTAACTAATGCTCTAACCTTAAGagtaatatttaaatgtttggaataaattaatagcttcaaaataagatcataaATCAATTGGGGATTGCGTGTTGCTTTTTTATTTCGAGTAAAgaattttgaatgaatcttaCGCTTTCTTTAACCGATAGGGTTGTTGTCTTATATTAATTTGCTAGTTCTTCAttagcaaaataaatttgttttaaattctttgcTTATAGGTTTCTTTCCATTTGAAGAAGCTTAGTAttcccttaaaattaaaatttaaagaaaatgtatatttagcaattaataaaaagtttaaacaaaatactatcttcaatttaatatatttgcttagtttatgattctaCAAATTTATACTCATAAACAAGcttttaaaacaataagaaGGATTGTAAAATGATAATGTCGTCAAAATCTTTCTCCTCATTTTATCTTTCCATAATTATGTAACTtgtgtttattaaatatttgtataacaacAATAGTCGGCGGAATTGCAAATCgttcagtttttatttaaattattccaaCTTATTTCTTTAGGAATTTCAAGTAAGTAAAGCACCCTTGGAACAAAGTGAATAATTTTGCGTTTATTAAGAAACAGACAATTTTGCTGTTCAATACTTCTTCTGTTATAGACAAATATATGCGCGCTTTTAAGAGACTTAAGCTACAAACCTTAATAACGGTGGCCTCAACCATTGGTGTTTAGTGTTTACTTGTGACATAAAGGAACTATATTGCAAATTTTGCATTCCTAAAAATATGTGAACTTGAGATTTGAGTCGAAACAAGTAGGTCcaccgattccgtccgtctgccTTTCTGTCATTCTCTCCTTGCCCCTACAGCCCAAGCCATTGATCGATTGAATTCAGACTTTGAAGTTAAGGTTATAAGCAGATTCGCATTAGgggttttataattttgttaaggCTTAAAATTAcagtagtccccatacaaatttgactggtaaaaaatcaaaaattgaaattttatcgaAAACAAACCGATAGTAAAACAattctatcggtttgttttcgAGAATTgtatcttcctttttttctttcttttgcttcttttaatataaaaaaatataattatactgTTCCAGAAAGGTACCCCCtatagaaccattattttgtgtagaaattttctcaagaagtaCTCAAGGAATAAGATAGATggatagatatttttattcaataattttaaggttcttgttacatacattttttggttGAAGGCATGAAAAAAATGTCGAAGTACTCAATCCATTTAACTCGAAAataggtcaacattttttaacgaaattgaaatgtaCTATTAAACTGCAtacgaaaataatttataaaacgaattaacaaattttatacaaattaattaaaaaaaaacactccaaCGATTTTCAACAAGAAGggcattaacatttttgaagacaaacttattttatgggtgatttttttaatttaaaaatataagtattatttataaacagagTCCTTGCATACACGAACAAGTTTGTGCGACACactcgtgcattttatttatgtaactgCCCAATTTCAAACTCAATATAACCATGTTATACATAGGTTTAGtttctacaaaataaaagtgaTCACTTGTTTGGTACCTTAAAATATTCAGCATGTTTCAGAACCAaagcaacttaatttttttttatataaattactagctgctcggtacgtgcttcgctacgtataaggcatagtattaaaaaaaatgattattaagttcatttatttaatcaaaaaaatattttaaattgctagctatttaaaagtccaaatgacccaaatgatatattgtttacattatatttatcagcaaagagtaaaaactaaaaaataaaaaagaattgggtactATATGagttagtctaaaacagttggataaacaatatttttagtttttccatacAGTTGGGGCACCGACTCTGGAACAGTCCACATAAAGTTGGGTAATGGGCATGTGAAAAATATGATTCCttcaaattgacaccacaaacgtgaagtgttagcccttgggccttatttatgaacatcgcaagTGATATACACATAGGATAatctattgaattcaaatggcatatcagttgaAATCAAAGGGATACTCTACTcagtatcaaacacacttctccttttgatttaaaatttatgattgtaacttcaatcaaatttgggaataactttttcactgccaatctggtgccattacacagttttggtggattaatttttcgcaataatataatctaAGCAGCAAATTTTCAGATTCAATCAATGCGGTTGTATACCAaccggttccaatgaatttaaaaattaaattggataaatcattgcctcatcttgattcataacactgtcaattgatcaATATGTCGTGACTACACGTGGCGGTTTcgcttcaatttgaaaattggtgGCATTGATATGAAAGTTCTCGGTGCTAAAATGGCgcgttctctcaaccaattattatttctgtaattttgaagaatattcggaaaaataCATTCAATCTACTCATCTGTCggttggtattttgccatcaccaatttctaacaattgttttgatagcTCATGagcagttgcatcattatgtagctgaatacgcatattaatatTCAGagtcaattttcgtacatatctccaaagaactgaagacttcaaataggcgtttttatttcatcaataggAGTTaatcgaggaatgacaggcaatgtttgacgaaagtcccctgaGCACtaccaaaacagctgttgattaccgcgtTAATCTTGCATTgatcgattaaatgcttctattgattttttattcgccattgtgcactcatcccataaaataattgacgtttaTCCCAGAACTTTttccatagcagaatttctcgaaatattgcaagtttcaatcacccgttcattcaatggcaattttaatgtaCAGTGTGGGGTCCGACCACCTTTttataatgtagcagcaattcccgaagatgcaagtgccaattcaattttcttttccgatcgaatagtcgttaaaatcaatgatacaacgaattttttgcctgtaccaccagTTGCAtcctttttaatttagtttttttttaattttctctacgtacaaaccttctctggactttcacgaataattcaagaccaaaattagccaaatcggtaaaggcactgttgagttataacattacaacgaaaagtggcattgatttatatatatatagataactTATAGttcaataattattacaaaatattttaaaattcgataAAGCTATAATCTACACAGAGTTACAAAAAAGTGGCGCACCTTGaaattttgcaacattttgaagtaacttaaacaaataaaggtTTGTCTAGTAAAGTTTTGGTTATTAACATAAAAGTAAGTCATTCatgtaaaaaagaataataataagaacTTATAAATAAACCATAAATTAAGGAAAATAGGTAAAAACTTCATAAGTTCTTGTTTCTTCAATAGTGGTTATTGCCTCCACGAACATCTTATAGAGCTTTTATTCACTACGGCAGATCTCAGCCCATTGAGTGTTACTGGAAGGGCGGGTCGCCTCCTTATCATTTTTCCCAGTAGATCCCAAACGTGTTCGATGGGATTCATATCCGGGCTCATCGCAGGCCAAGCCATTACATCGTTAGTTCTTGTAAGTAGTCGGTAACGCACCTAGCAACGTGTGGTCTAGCATTGTCCTGCATTAGCAAGAAATTGTCTCCAATAAAAAGTGCGAATGGAACCACATATTCCTCCAGAATGTTGTTGATGTAGAAGCTGTAGTTTACCGATTCTTCCACGATGCACAGCTCGGTTTTTTCGTGACAGAAATTCCCCAGAAATTTTCGCGCTTCCCAACCGTTTCCGAAGAGTACCTATCTTTCATCTGATCGTATCCACACTCTGCTATGTCCATCTGGTGAGCGCAGACAAAACCTGGACTCATCAATGAAAAGAACTCTACCCCAGTCGGCCTTGGCCAAACGTAACGTGAGTCCTAGTACAGTACACGAGCAGGTCTTCTTACTCTCAGGCCACTCTCCACTAATCGCCTCCTCACCGTTTGAGCATTCACAGCTCTCCCCATAACGGATCGAAGTCTGTGAGACACCTCCATCGCTGTTTGGTGACGATCTCGAAGGCTTTGAAGCACCAAATATCGATCATCCCTTGCAGATGTTGCTCTGGGGCGACCTGAGCCTTTCCGCCGGTTGCATGAGTTGGTTTCCCTGTACCCTTAAACTGCTCTTCTTACCGTCGTCTCCGGTTTTCCAATCATAACAGCGAGATACTGCGTCCATCCTTAACTAAAGCCAGTACCCTGGCGACTTCTTTTGccgttattttcattttttttttacaaaaatcactaaaaaactggtaaaaaatcaaattaaaataaacccattacaataaaataataaaaacatttacgGGATCACGGAAGCCAAAATTTGTATAACTCGCGTCTATTATATTGGTACATGTTGCTTATTCCTTTGCTAAAGCACCTTCTTcggtgttttcaaaaaaaaacctaaaatcttaaaacttgCCTTAACATAGACAACCTAACTCATACATAAGTCTTaagtgtaaaattaaaaaaaaagaaaaattactaaaCCTTTTATTCTAAACATACATCAAGTTCCTTGATGTGAATATTGGAAAATTCCTTGATGTGAATgtgttataaagggtgattttttttgaggttaggattttcatgcattagtatttgacagatcacgcgggatttcagacatggtgtcaaagagaaagatgctcagtatgctttgacatttcatcatgaatagacttactaacgagcaacgcttgcaaatcattgaattttattaccaaaatcagtgttcggttcgaaatgtgtttcgcgctttacgtccgatttatggtctacataatcgaccaagtgagcaatcaattaatgcgattgtgaccaagtttcgcactcagtttactttattgaacattaaaccaaccacacgaatgcgtacagtgcgtacagaagagaatattgcgtctgtttctgagagtgttgctaaagaccgtgaaatgtcgattcgtcgccgttcgcagcaattgggtttgtgttattctaccacatggaagattttacgcaaagatcttggtgttaaaccgtataaaatacagctcgtgcaagaactgaagccaaacgatctgccacaacatCGAAtattcagtgaatgggccctagaaaagttggcagaaaatccgcttttttatcgacaaattttgttcagcgatgaggctcatttctggttgattggctacgtaaataagcaaaattgccgcatttggagtgaagagcaaccagaaaccgttcaagaactgcccatgcatccctaaaaatgcactttttggtgtggtttgtacactggtggaatcattggaccgtattttttcaaagatgctgttggacgcaacgttacggcgaatggcgatcgctatcgttcaatgctaacaaactttttgttgccaaaaatggaagaactgaacttggttgacatgtggtttcaacaagatagcgctacatgccacacagctcgcgattctatggccattttgagggaaaacttcggagaacaattcatctcaaggaatggaccggtaagttggccaccaagatcatgcgatttgacgcctttagactattttttgtggggctacgtcaagtctaaggtctacacaaataagccagcaactattccagctttggaagacaacatttccgaagaaattcgggctattccggccgaaatgctcgaaaaagttacataaaattggactttccgaatggaccacctaagacgcagccgcggtcaacatttaaatgaaattatcttcaaaaagtaaatgtcatggaccaatctaacgtttcaaataaagtatcgatgagattttgcaaattttatgcgttttttttttttaaagttctcaagctcttaaaaaatcaccatttacATATCCGGTGACTGTGCTGGCGGTTTCATTAAATGAGGCCAGTTCCATATCAACTATGATTGTACAAATACCTGCTTTGTGCTTCTGATCGTGTTCTTGGTAGTATCGAAAACAACTGCGATGAACTTCTTTGTCCAATTCTTAGCCCTTTgtatcaaatttttctttaaaatgataaTGTATAGAGTTTTGTCCATGATCCAATCGATGTATTCAATATTACCAATACCTGCAGCGGACATACAACCCCAAACTAATGGCCCCCGCGTTTCACTATTTTTGATAAACTTATGTTTTCGAGCTACTCGACCATGAAGGTCATGTCTTTTAAACACGCGGCGTATTATTTGAACACGACTTACCCAAATGGcattggtggaggtgtgtactctgaacgaatGAAGTTAAGTCCCTCATTCCATTCAAGATTGGGAACAAtcagcgtgttccaggcggaactattggcgataaaagaagtcttgttctGGCTTAAAGACACTGCCTAATAGGTAAGCACGCCACGCGGTTaggcgtattttcaaatgacttttgcagaagctgtatggacgaggaagaggaggtaacagttcttcatcttctccgTACATGTCCTGctatagctcaaaaacgcaagaattacctaggaaaattcttctttaacgatctaaacgatctaaatcatatcagcaaaatcagcctctcacgtttcgtaagggattcAGTGAATACTTTATTTGCCGCACTTCTCCCTTTCCAAACAATTATCATGAACAAATCTGTTTATGTTATGATGCTTTGTAGCCCGACTTAAGTTGACGGCGGCCCTTTAatccattcaaaatattatttaaccaAAGGAATTTTGTTCTTTGGCTTACGAAAAGATCtaacttaaaaagaaatgtattacAATTAACGCTTATAAAATTATAGCTTGATCAACGAGGgtgtaatattaaattttgctgttaaatagctttatttttaaatttttaaattagttggcccaacaatccgttgagaactagagactagtgacttacaactctcaaccatttctgtatgcgagtattgttgtcagggatggaggagacctacagttttaaaccgaattcgaacggcaaatttgagaaattctCGTAaaaggcagtaccagtgaaaataACTTGAGGTGGCACATGCAGGGTTTGAACCAAAGACTTCTGGCATGGCAGTTTaacgcaataaccatcacgccacgggtactagcgATAGCAGCTTTAtttactcttattttatttgcatttcctTGGTTTAGTTCTTAAGTAGCATAAGTGTTCAAGATACTATAACTTGTGATATGTAGGTTTAACTAAGTGGAAATCTCACTTAGGTTTGAAGACACTGAGCTTTAGATCttccaaattaaattataaaaatacatatttaccaTGACATAATATATCATTACCTTTTTCCATTTTCAGATGAAGTTATCAATAATTGGTGCCATATTTTTACTGGTTCTTACTCAGTTCTCATCTGCATACAAGATACTTTTTATGGGACCATTTCCTGCTCCAAGTCATTGGTTATGGCTTGAGCACTTCGTAAATGAACTAGTTAGTAGAGGACATCAAGTCACTACAATTACAAATTTTCCTTCAAAGCAACCTAATGAAAATCTGACTGAAATAATATTGAATCCTAAATTCGACATTCCTAAGTATTGTAAGTAAATTATAAGGCTTGCAAGATAACTatgtcaattttaaatattagttttaatttttgagtttcaaaaaacaactttttgtgtAAGAATTGTATAGCAAACTAATGTTTTTAACTTATGCTACTTTAATATACAATTAcctattgtatttttgtttgcagatccaaaaagttcaatttttaacatGCGCTTTAGCAGCGATTTCCAAAACCTACAAATGTGGTGGGAACTAGGTGTTCGGACATCCGAATACGCTCTCAACAATGCCAAAGTGAAAAAATTTATTCAGAGTGACGAAAAGTTTGATTTAATTATCCTGGAGCAGTTCTTCCACGAAAGTTTCCTTATGTTCGCTCACAAATTCAATGCACCAATCGTAACAATaggtttgaaaatataaacggaaattacttttcaaatataaaatatataatactaGGTTTTAATTTAAGGAACTATGGGCTACGCTGATAATATGGATCACACTATGGGTCTTCTGACACCACTGTCTATTGTTCCCCATTTATTATTATCCTATACTGACAATATGTCATTCAAAGAAAGGGCTTACAATACATATTTGTCGCTTTACGATTACGTCTTTCGTAGATGGCATTATATGCCACAGATGCAGGATATGGCTGAACGTCATTTCAAGGACGCTATAAAgggtaaatttaaaaacattaaaaaacaatgaaattattgatttttgtttgtattttaggaCCTTTACCGTCGGTTAGAGATTTGGagaaaaatatttccttaatGTTAGTAAACAGTCACCGTAGTCTTGATTTGCCAAGACCAAGTATGCCCGGATTGGTTGATATTGGAGGTATTCACATAAAGCCAGCCAAACCGCTTCCCAAGGATTTAAAGGTAAGATTTTTGAACTCCTTGAAACGATtacaaaaattagaataaaGTAGGTAAACTATTACataagcatatacaaaattcaacCGAATAAGTCATgggaaattttatgaaaagaatatGGTCCTGCAACCATAACCGTAGCTTTGTTTTAATAGAAAGTAAGACGtgaagaaaaattcatgaaatctttatttcaatcttttatCTCATGCCTCATCTGCATAGTGCAATGTTG
This window of the Eupeodes corollae chromosome 3, idEupCoro1.1, whole genome shotgun sequence genome carries:
- the LOC129949883 gene encoding UDP-glucosyltransferase 2 → MKLSIIGAIFLLVLTQFSSAYKILFMGPFPAPSHWLWLEHFVNELVSRGHQVTTITNFPSKQPNENLTEIILNPKFDIPKYYPKSSIFNMRFSSDFQNLQMWWELGVRTSEYALNNAKVKKFIQSDEKFDLIILEQFFHESFLMFAHKFNAPIVTIGTMGYADNMDHTMGLLTPLSIVPHLLLSYTDNMSFKERAYNTYLSLYDYVFRRWHYMPQMQDMAERHFKDAIKGPLPSVRDLEKNISLMLVNSHRSLDLPRPSMPGLVDIGGIHIKPAKPLPKDLKEFIDNSKNGVIYFSLGSYMKSTDMPPEKIQIILKAFSKVKQNVLWKYEDDSIKNLPKNVMIKKWMPQNDILAHKNVILFITHGGLFGTQEGTHWGKPMLCIPLYGDQHRNTIKAVREGYALSLVFSALTETKIITMIKELTENPQYTHKAKELSALFRDNPIHPKDEAMFWIEYVIRNKGAPKLKSYGVHVPFYKYLLLDVFFVFLGCVCIIFILTFKILKFVISIFKKTQPSKTKNE